From the genome of Biomphalaria glabrata chromosome 1, xgBioGlab47.1, whole genome shotgun sequence, one region includes:
- the LOC106070519 gene encoding transmembrane 6 superfamily member 1-like — MKPAYRVPVYIFLLSQTSWLVSFGINKLNLMKEQVAIFIAGITVLTAVTIVPYFLLKRYFKRTDPLVLMLSVFCWSTMIDLGIGLEIDGIISNFMAFYFIEGEPYLYTAYGAQVCYWDGIVHFLLQFSVIVLYCQNRSYRDIALYWVGSILNSMIVLLPGAITGKDPFKLSILLNTPYIILPLLAGFKLLHERPNQTTSISKFNSIRQRPIDFLFFLYFVGAILFSLFRGLVVMGGNAELMKEFTKTYEPYLLDVSNFPKFQMLAYGYFYVVYYLSAAYALLYPGQNWMTDWSIIHAGAAAQGQFSYMAASFHHRTPASLRPPTTGYPAFIYWTTNLMFCIVPHLFVWWCKQNEDMYGHKSRGKEKKHKIIGSPKKVK, encoded by the exons atGAAGCCAGCATACAGAGTTCCTGTCTATATTTTTTTGCTGTCACAGACGTCATGGCTGGTATCTTTCggaataaataaattgaatttGATGAAAGAACAGGTCGCAATTTTTATAGCCGGCATAACTGTTTTAACAGCAGTAACCATTGTCCCCTATTTCCTTCTCAAAAGGTACTTTAAGCGGACTGATCCATTAGTATTAA TGCTGTCTGTGTTTTGCTGGTCAACTATGATTGACCTTGGCATTGGACTAGAAATAGATGGCATTATTTCCAACTTTATGGCATTTTACTTTATTGAGGGTGAGCCTTATTTATACACTGCTTATGGTGCACAAGTTTGCTATTGGGATGGCATTGTTCATTTTCTTCTCCAGTTTTCTGTCATAGTTTTATATTGCCAGAA CCGCAGTTATCGAGACATAGCCTTATATTGGGTTGGATCCATCCTCAATAGTATGATTGTACTTCTGCCAGGAGCCATAACAG GTAAAGATCCATTTAAACTTTCTATACTTCTCAATACTCCCTATATAATTCTGCCACTGCTTGCTGGATTTAAGCTATTACATGAACGTCCTAATCAAACTACTTCTATAAGCAAG TTTAACTCCATCAGGCAACGCCCAAttgatttcctttttttcctgTACTTCGTTGGAGCTATACTCTTCTCACTTTTCCGTGGACTT GTTGTAATGGGTGGTAATGCTGAGTTAATGAAGGAATTTACAAAAACATATGAGCCATATTTGTTAGATGTATCCAATTTCCCTAAATTCCAG ATGCTTGCCTATGGATACTTCTATGTCGTTTACTACTTGAGTGCTGCCTATGCATTACTTTATCCAGGGCAAAATTGGATGACTGATTGGTCAATTATTCATGCAGGTGCAGCTGCTCAG gGTCAGTTCTCTTACATGGCAGCATCATTTCATCATAGAACTCCAGCCTCACTGAGGCCACCTACCACAGGGTACCCAGCTTTTATATATTGGACAACAAACTTGATGTTTTGTATAGTTCCTCATCTGTTTGTGTGGTGGTGCAAACAGAATGAAGATATGTATGGTCACAAGTCTCGtgggaaggaaaaaaaacacaaaataattggcTCACCTAagaaagttaaataa